A window of Castanea sativa cultivar Marrone di Chiusa Pesio chromosome 1, ASM4071231v1 contains these coding sequences:
- the LOC142622115 gene encoding umecyanin-like: MANPMSMTILVVVVLTALAAVVQVTEAVNYVVGDSAGWARPSTLTYYTTWANGKNFSLGDVLVFNFATGAHDVATVTQTNYDACSIANTISLVTAGPYSYTINSTGTHYFICTFSNGGHCNSGQKLAISVGNSTNATSPGSPPTTVSSSPPPPAGSSASSLAATLPLVFMTIALAFFY, encoded by the exons ATGGCTAATCCAATGAGCATGACaattcttgttgttgttgttctaaCTGCACTAGCAGCAGTGGTACAAGTAACAGAAGCTGTTAATTATGTGGTAGGAGATAGTGCCGGTTGGGCCCGTCCTTCCACTTTAACCTATTACACAACCTGGGCTAACGGGAAAAACTTTTCCCTTGGTGATGTTCTAG tgtTCAACTTCGCGACTGGTGCACATGACGTAGCCACAGTAACCCAAACCAATTATGACGCCTGCTCCATCGCCAATACAATCTCCCTTGTAACCGCAGGACCATATAGCTACACCATAAATTCCACTGGCACCCACTACTTCATCTGCACCTTCTCAAACGGTGGTCACTGTAATAGTGGACAAAAGTTGGCCATTAGCGTCGGGAACTCCACAAACGCCACTTCACCAGGATCACCCCCTACTACagtttcttcttcaccaccaccaccagccgGCAGCTCCGCCTCATCTCTTGCAGCTACCTTGCCTCTTGTTTTCATGACTATTGCCTTGGCtttcttttattag